A genomic window from Oceanobacillus timonensis includes:
- a CDS encoding SDR family oxidoreductase, producing the protein MEPTEMQKNSTPKQTQNKQPGIESEMNPLPHQPTDYIGTDKLKGKNALITGGDSGIGRAVAILYAKEGANVAISYLNEHGDAEETKNLVEAEGVQCLLLPGDIKAEAHCMDLVEKTVEAFGGINILVNNAAIQFEQENVEDIPSEQFEDVFRVNFFSQFYLTKAAVPHMKEGDSIISTSSINSYRGNATLMDYSATKGAITSFIRSIAQSLAKKGIRANTVAPGPVWTPLIPASFDENKVEKFGQDSLMGRPGQPSEHAWPYVMLASKEASYMTGQAIHINGGTWTSS; encoded by the coding sequence ATGGAACCGACAGAAATGCAGAAAAATAGTACTCCCAAACAAACACAAAATAAGCAGCCGGGAATCGAGTCAGAAATGAACCCGCTCCCGCATCAGCCGACAGATTATATAGGCACGGATAAATTGAAAGGGAAAAATGCACTGATTACCGGCGGTGACAGCGGAATTGGCCGCGCAGTTGCGATTTTATATGCAAAAGAAGGAGCAAACGTCGCAATTTCTTATTTAAATGAACATGGTGATGCGGAAGAAACCAAGAATTTAGTAGAAGCAGAAGGTGTTCAATGCCTTCTTCTCCCTGGAGATATTAAAGCAGAAGCCCATTGTATGGATTTAGTCGAGAAAACAGTAGAAGCATTTGGCGGTATCAATATTCTGGTTAACAATGCAGCGATTCAATTTGAACAGGAGAATGTGGAAGATATCCCTTCTGAACAATTTGAAGATGTATTCCGCGTGAATTTCTTCTCGCAATTTTATCTGACGAAAGCAGCTGTTCCGCATATGAAGGAAGGAGACTCCATTATTAGTACATCTTCTATTAATTCTTATCGTGGAAATGCCACATTAATGGATTACTCCGCAACAAAAGGTGCGATTACTTCCTTCATTAGAAGTATTGCACAAAGCCTTGCTAAAAAAGGGATTCGAGCGAACACCGTTGCTCCAGGACCTGTCTGGACACCGCTTATTCCCGCCTCATTTGATGAAAATAAAGTGGAGAAATTTGGACAGGATTCTTTAATGGGACGCCCTGGTCAGCCGTCAGAGCATGCTTGGCCGTATGTTATGCTTGCCTCAAAAGAAGCTTCTTATATGACCGGACAAGCGATTCATATTAATGGAGGAACCTGGACATCTTCCTAA
- a CDS encoding MFS transporter: MKGIKRKETSIFKNQSFLSIWIGNGISELGGAFGTFCNSILIYQLTGSTLALGSMWLLYFIPSLVLQLFIGPFIDRWSRKWILIFSQMTRGFVFLVPLFALWTESLLPWHVYFVQIIVGLITPLYVPANQAITPSTVAKGQLEIANAYLEGTARLMTFTAPFLGGVVIEYLGVLPTMVLVSTLLLLSGFTLLFIQETRIQQKTRAPWIKEFTEGITYFFRKRVIVWLGIFLGFVQFGVGVTMVTTLPYITEELFGSYAAYGYFMAGFPIGFILGSILVGKIKYRSRRRLMLSALFIGGLTFVFLFFNTSVLLGILTEVIGGVAMAVFGIHNTTICQKIIPHHLMGKIFSVRLLIIRCMMPLGVLAGGYLSDMWGVRPLYLLIGTVISTTSLMGILLPYFKFIDEDMEKEKEANLA, encoded by the coding sequence ATGAAGGGCATAAAGCGAAAGGAAACGTCCATTTTTAAGAATCAATCTTTTCTGTCCATATGGATTGGCAACGGGATTTCAGAGCTGGGCGGTGCTTTTGGAACCTTTTGTAACTCCATTTTGATTTATCAATTAACAGGATCCACCCTGGCCCTTGGGAGTATGTGGCTGTTATATTTTATCCCTTCTTTGGTGCTCCAATTATTTATCGGTCCGTTTATTGACCGTTGGAGCCGCAAGTGGATATTGATATTCTCCCAGATGACAAGAGGCTTCGTCTTTCTTGTGCCGCTGTTTGCTTTATGGACAGAATCGCTTTTGCCATGGCATGTCTATTTCGTGCAGATTATCGTTGGATTAATCACGCCGCTGTATGTTCCGGCAAATCAGGCAATCACGCCCTCTACCGTGGCAAAGGGGCAATTGGAAATAGCGAACGCTTATCTGGAAGGAACAGCACGGCTCATGACCTTTACCGCTCCTTTTTTAGGAGGAGTCGTGATTGAATATCTGGGTGTCTTGCCTACGATGGTTCTAGTAAGCACATTGCTTTTGTTAAGCGGTTTCACATTACTTTTTATCCAAGAGACGAGAATCCAGCAAAAAACAAGAGCGCCGTGGATAAAGGAATTTACAGAGGGTATCACTTATTTTTTTAGAAAACGAGTGATTGTCTGGTTAGGAATATTTCTTGGTTTTGTCCAATTTGGTGTTGGGGTGACAATGGTTACGACACTTCCTTATATAACAGAGGAGTTATTTGGAAGCTACGCAGCATACGGTTATTTTATGGCTGGTTTCCCTATTGGTTTCATCTTAGGATCTATTTTGGTTGGTAAAATAAAATATAGAAGCCGAAGAAGACTCATGCTCAGCGCTTTATTTATCGGCGGACTGACCTTTGTATTCTTATTTTTCAATACAAGTGTTTTATTGGGGATTCTGACAGAGGTAATAGGCGGAGTAGCTATGGCTGTTTTCGGGATACATAATACGACAATTTGCCAAAAAATAATCCCGCATCATTTAATGGGTAAAATATTCTCTGTAAGGCTGTTAATTATTCGGTGTATGATGCCATTAGGTGTCCTGGCCGGTGGTTACTTAAGTGACATGTGGGGCGTCCGGCCATTATATTTATTGATAGGGACTGTGATAAGTACCACCTCTTTAATGGGAATCTTGCTTCCATATTTTAAATTTATAGATGAAGATATGGAAAAAGAAAAGGAAGCGAACCTGGCTTAA
- a CDS encoding DNA-3-methyladenine glycosylase codes for MEKVQKQGGYKLNQEKHFTLLSDAFYQYPTLQMAEELLGCILVKQTEEGTSSGFIVETEAYLGSADRAAHGFKRRTKRTDILYAEAGMTYTHLIHNHCLINVVSAEKEVPESVLIRAVEPYTGIDQMLARRPVKKFQNLTSGPGKLSQALDINMGDYGRSLKEPPLFIAEGKKPEKIKTGPRIGIDNSGEAKDYPYRFWVAGNKFVSK; via the coding sequence ATGGAGAAGGTTCAAAAGCAAGGAGGGTATAAATTGAATCAAGAAAAGCACTTTACACTGTTATCAGACGCGTTTTACCAGTATCCTACCTTACAGATGGCAGAAGAACTGCTTGGATGTATTTTAGTTAAACAAACGGAGGAAGGAACAAGCTCTGGATTTATTGTTGAAACAGAAGCATATTTGGGAAGTGCTGATAGAGCTGCACATGGATTTAAACGGAGAACGAAGCGGACAGACATTCTCTATGCAGAGGCTGGGATGACCTACACGCATCTTATTCATAATCATTGTTTAATTAATGTCGTCAGCGCAGAGAAAGAAGTACCGGAAAGTGTGTTAATCCGGGCAGTGGAACCTTATACAGGAATCGATCAAATGTTGGCTCGCCGGCCAGTAAAAAAATTTCAAAACTTAACAAGCGGTCCAGGAAAACTATCGCAGGCTTTAGATATTAATATGGGAGATTATGGACGGTCTCTCAAAGAGCCGCCGTTATTTATCGCGGAAGGAAAGAAACCGGAGAAAATAAAAACTGGTCCACGAATTGGTATTGATAACTCCGGAGAAGCAAAAGATTATCCGTATCGATTTTGGGTAGCTGGTAATAAATTTGTTTCGAAATAA
- a CDS encoding acyl-CoA dehydrogenase family protein yields the protein MNHLMELHTKEERIQLLSKTVAPFGERVRHLPADAFPYENFKDLQNIGYPALTVPKEDGGAGITVDELVSYQQIIAQADGSTGLSIGWHMGIMKDLGETKPWKENVYKKVVKDVVENGALLNSAATEPATGSPTRGGKPETTAVKKDNGWIITGRKNFTTLSPILTYFIVSASIDGTDDVGNFLVKHDLEGVNVEETWDSIAMRGSGSHDLVLEDVHLDKDALVEITSNQKRKPAGWLLHVPACYLGIAQAAQKDAVAFATSYSPNSIKGTISELPNVKQKMGDLELLLLESEHFLHAIADKWDKAEEEIRNTMGPELGAVKLSVTNKAVRGVDLAMRVVGAQSLKLKNNFERYYRDVRAGLHNPPMDDMTVIQLADKSIREL from the coding sequence ATGAATCATTTAATGGAATTACACACAAAAGAAGAGCGCATCCAACTATTATCCAAAACGGTTGCACCCTTTGGTGAGCGAGTTCGCCACCTTCCAGCTGATGCTTTTCCATACGAAAACTTTAAAGACCTGCAAAACATCGGCTATCCAGCACTTACCGTGCCAAAAGAAGATGGAGGAGCTGGTATCACAGTTGATGAACTGGTTTCCTATCAACAAATTATTGCACAGGCGGACGGGTCAACTGGTCTTTCTATCGGCTGGCATATGGGAATTATGAAAGATTTAGGCGAAACGAAACCTTGGAAAGAAAATGTTTATAAAAAAGTTGTCAAAGATGTTGTTGAAAATGGCGCATTATTAAATAGCGCTGCAACCGAACCGGCAACCGGAAGTCCGACTCGTGGAGGAAAACCGGAAACAACCGCGGTCAAAAAAGATAATGGCTGGATAATTACCGGACGAAAAAACTTTACCACACTGTCTCCGATTTTAACTTACTTTATCGTTAGTGCATCTATCGATGGAACAGATGACGTTGGTAATTTCCTTGTAAAACATGACTTAGAAGGTGTCAACGTAGAGGAAACATGGGATTCCATTGCCATGCGTGGTTCTGGCAGTCATGATCTCGTTTTAGAAGATGTCCATTTAGATAAAGACGCTCTCGTTGAAATCACTTCCAATCAAAAAAGAAAACCAGCTGGATGGTTATTGCATGTCCCGGCGTGCTATCTCGGTATTGCCCAAGCTGCTCAGAAGGATGCTGTCGCATTTGCAACGAGTTACTCGCCAAACAGTATCAAGGGCACGATTTCCGAGTTGCCGAATGTAAAACAAAAAATGGGTGATCTAGAGCTTCTTTTATTAGAATCCGAGCATTTCCTGCATGCCATTGCGGATAAGTGGGATAAGGCGGAGGAAGAAATCAGAAACACCATGGGACCAGAATTAGGAGCAGTAAAGCTGTCTGTCACCAATAAAGCAGTCCGAGGGGTAGACCTTGCGATGCGTGTTGTTGGCGCACAAAGCCTCAAGCTGAAAAATAATTTTGAGCGCTATTACCGCGATGTCCGAGCTGGACTGCATAATCCGCCAATGGATGATATGACGGTGATTCAGTTAGCGGATAAATCGATACGGGAACTGTAA
- a CDS encoding glycine betaine ABC transporter substrate-binding protein produces MKKKLSYWLIGFSFILLAACGGETTNEGGPIVLADEGWDSLRFHNDVAGFIISNGYGHETETMTGSAAALMTGLEDQEINVHMEVWTQNLGESYTEGLEDGDYQKVSVNFDDNFQGLYVPTYMIEGDPERGIEPMTPDLEYVSDLSEYWEVFEDPDDSSKGRIVGAISGWEVDQMLADGIDEYGLDEYYNYFRPGSESAINISLLDAYESGEPWVGYNYEPNWVMGMYDMTPLLEEDPEGPLSEMGAQDIDIAVSNDLEEWAPEVVEFLSNYETSSDIANDALQYIQEEDASTEEAAEKFLKENEDLWTEWVTDEAEEKVKAALE; encoded by the coding sequence ATGAAAAAGAAATTAAGTTATTGGTTAATTGGTTTTTCCTTCATCCTGCTCGCCGCATGTGGTGGTGAAACAACAAATGAAGGCGGTCCTATCGTTTTAGCCGATGAAGGCTGGGATAGTTTACGATTTCATAATGATGTCGCCGGTTTTATTATTTCCAACGGATATGGTCATGAAACAGAAACCATGACAGGATCCGCTGCTGCGCTAATGACTGGACTGGAAGATCAGGAAATTAATGTACATATGGAAGTATGGACGCAGAACCTTGGAGAAAGCTATACAGAAGGTTTGGAAGATGGAGATTATCAAAAGGTTTCTGTGAACTTTGATGACAATTTCCAAGGCTTATATGTTCCTACATATATGATTGAAGGAGATCCGGAACGCGGAATCGAACCAATGACTCCTGACTTGGAATACGTTTCCGACCTCTCCGAGTATTGGGAGGTTTTCGAAGACCCGGATGACAGCAGCAAAGGGCGAATTGTCGGCGCTATATCCGGCTGGGAAGTCGATCAGATGCTTGCTGATGGCATTGACGAATACGGTTTGGATGAATACTATAACTACTTCCGCCCAGGTTCGGAATCAGCAATCAATATTTCCCTTTTAGACGCTTACGAAAGTGGCGAACCATGGGTTGGGTATAACTATGAACCAAATTGGGTGATGGGCATGTATGATATGACACCGCTTTTGGAAGAAGATCCAGAAGGTCCACTTTCTGAAATGGGCGCCCAGGATATTGATATCGCCGTAAGCAATGATTTGGAGGAATGGGCACCGGAAGTTGTCGAATTTTTAAGCAACTATGAAACTTCTAGTGACATTGCCAATGATGCACTGCAATATATCCAGGAGGAAGATGCAAGTACGGAAGAAGCTGCTGAAAAATTCTTGAAAGAAAACGAGGATCTTTGGACAGAATGGGTGACAGATGAAGCAGAGGAAAAAGTAAAAGCGGCTTTGGAATAA
- a CDS encoding heavy metal translocating P-type ATPase: MEATKEVTLPIEGMTCAACATRIEKGLKRVDGVEDANVNFAIEKSTIHYNPEQTSVVDFEKKIEQLGYHVQREKQTFDVEGMTCAACANRIEKRLNKMDGVAEANVNFALENVAVEYNEDQVTSRDMMEVVKKLGYALKPQVSKEETTNRKEEEIRHQTGKFIFSAILTLPLLWTMVTHFSFTSFIYSPDMLMNPWVQLALATPVQFIAGKQFYVGAYKALRNKSANMDVLVALGTSVAYLYSIFLGIEWQMQGAAGMPELYFEAASVIITLVLLGKLFEVRAKGRTGQAIKKLLDMQAKTARVIRDGEELEIAIEEVAVGDHIIVRPGEKIPVDGAIVKGKSAVDESMITGESIPMDKNIGDTAIGSTINKNGILTVEATKIGKDTALSQIVKVVEEAQGSKADIQRVADRVSGIFVPVVVGIAVVTFLVWYIFVSPGDLRAALVPAITVLVIACPCALGLATPTSVMAGSGRAAELGVLFKGGEYLENTRSIETIVLDKTGTVTKGEPALTDVIPQGNAAKEDVLKMAASAEKHSEHPLAEAIVKGAEEQHIDLIETTDFESIPGAGIQVTWEGEPLYIGTRKLMEQQNMDISNIEETMTELEAAGKTAMLVGFQGVLSGIIAVADTVKETSKEAIERLHEQELEVILLTGDNERTAQAIAKEVGVDRVIAEVLPDQKADEIKRLQQEGKKVAMVGDGINDAPALAIADIGMAIGTGTDVAIEAADVTLMRGDLHSVADSIELSARTMRNIKQNLFFAFAYNSASIPVAAIGLLAPWVAGAAMACSSVSVVLNALRLQRLKLKREA, from the coding sequence ATGGAAGCTACAAAAGAAGTTACATTACCTATTGAAGGGATGACATGTGCAGCTTGTGCTACCCGAATTGAGAAAGGCTTGAAGCGAGTAGACGGTGTGGAAGATGCCAATGTGAACTTTGCGATTGAAAAATCGACCATTCACTATAATCCAGAGCAAACGTCTGTAGTGGATTTTGAGAAGAAAATTGAACAGTTGGGTTACCATGTGCAGCGTGAAAAGCAGACCTTTGATGTAGAGGGAATGACGTGCGCAGCTTGCGCTAACCGAATTGAGAAACGATTAAATAAAATGGATGGCGTGGCAGAAGCTAATGTGAATTTTGCATTGGAAAATGTTGCAGTAGAATATAATGAAGATCAAGTCACTTCCCGGGATATGATGGAAGTGGTAAAGAAGCTTGGCTACGCGCTTAAGCCTCAAGTTTCGAAGGAAGAGACAACAAATCGGAAGGAAGAGGAAATTCGTCATCAAACCGGAAAATTTATCTTTTCTGCTATTTTAACCTTACCTTTATTATGGACGATGGTGACCCATTTTTCCTTTACTTCCTTTATTTATTCGCCGGATATGCTGATGAATCCATGGGTGCAGTTGGCACTGGCGACACCTGTTCAGTTTATTGCAGGGAAGCAATTTTATGTAGGAGCTTATAAAGCATTACGAAATAAAAGTGCGAATATGGATGTGCTTGTTGCTTTAGGAACATCGGTGGCCTATTTATACAGTATCTTTCTCGGTATCGAATGGCAAATGCAAGGCGCGGCTGGCATGCCTGAATTATATTTTGAAGCTGCTTCCGTGATTATTACATTAGTATTGCTTGGTAAATTATTTGAGGTACGTGCTAAAGGACGTACAGGTCAGGCGATTAAAAAGCTGTTAGATATGCAGGCAAAAACAGCCCGTGTTATTCGTGACGGGGAGGAACTGGAAATTGCTATTGAAGAAGTAGCTGTTGGCGATCACATTATTGTTCGTCCCGGAGAAAAAATACCTGTTGATGGAGCAATTGTTAAAGGGAAATCAGCTGTAGATGAGTCAATGATTACCGGGGAAAGTATTCCGATGGATAAAAATATTGGCGACACAGCGATTGGTTCTACTATCAATAAAAATGGCATACTGACAGTAGAAGCGACAAAAATTGGAAAAGATACCGCGCTTTCACAAATTGTGAAGGTAGTAGAAGAAGCACAGGGAAGCAAAGCAGATATTCAGCGTGTAGCAGACCGTGTATCTGGTATCTTTGTTCCCGTCGTGGTTGGTATTGCTGTGGTAACATTCCTGGTTTGGTACATTTTTGTTTCTCCTGGAGATTTACGTGCAGCCTTAGTGCCTGCGATTACCGTCTTGGTTATTGCATGTCCTTGTGCACTTGGTCTGGCGACGCCAACATCAGTGATGGCAGGTTCAGGCAGAGCTGCGGAACTAGGTGTACTATTTAAAGGTGGAGAGTATTTAGAAAACACCCGCTCTATTGAAACGATTGTATTAGATAAAACGGGAACAGTAACAAAAGGGGAACCCGCACTGACGGATGTTATTCCTCAAGGAAATGCTGCGAAGGAAGATGTATTAAAAATGGCTGCTTCCGCTGAGAAACATTCCGAGCATCCACTTGCGGAAGCCATTGTGAAAGGCGCAGAAGAACAGCATATTGATTTAATTGAAACAACAGATTTTGAATCGATACCTGGAGCCGGTATCCAAGTGACATGGGAGGGAGAACCTCTCTATATTGGAACAAGAAAATTGATGGAACAGCAAAACATGGATATCAGCAATATCGAAGAAACAATGACAGAACTGGAAGCTGCCGGTAAAACAGCCATGCTTGTCGGTTTTCAAGGCGTGCTTTCAGGAATCATTGCCGTTGCCGATACCGTAAAAGAAACATCGAAAGAAGCAATTGAACGTTTGCATGAACAAGAGCTGGAAGTTATTCTGCTGACAGGGGATAATGAACGGACTGCGCAGGCGATTGCAAAAGAGGTTGGCGTCGATCGTGTGATTGCTGAGGTTTTGCCAGACCAGAAAGCAGATGAAATCAAGCGGCTCCAACAGGAAGGCAAAAAAGTAGCGATGGTAGGTGACGGTATTAACGATGCTCCTGCTTTAGCAATTGCAGATATCGGAATGGCCATTGGAACAGGAACGGATGTGGCAATTGAGGCAGCGGATGTAACACTGATGCGCGGTGACTTACACAGTGTGGCTGACAGTATTGAGCTAAGCGCCAGAACAATGCGGAATATCAAACAAAATCTATTTTTCGCTTTTGCTTACAATTCTGCGTCGATTCCAGTTGCTGCGATTGGTCTATTAGCTCCTTGGGTTGCCGGAGCGGCAATGGCATGTAGTTCCGTTTCCGTCGTACTCAATGCGCTCAGACTTCAACGCTTGAAGCTGAAAAGGGAGGCGTAA
- a CDS encoding beta-ketoacyl-[acyl-carrier-protein] synthase family protein — protein MKQVEIAVTGMGAVSPFGIGTSAFWDNVIANHSAVKEITDENMRKWTKVGARVPDFDVSDFLSKKITRNTDYFTQLALITADEALKDAGLLKSDGETFIDDVDRNRFGTAIGTAFGGIQSLEQASEKLATGKAKRVGPRMISKSIPNAAASTLSIQYGFRGPSNTYVTACAASANAIGESAHWFFRDDVDYILAGGVDSLWSNVFLSGLGDAGALAAKGPEDFSTWSRPFDAARTGMVMGEGAGLFVLEPLERAKARGAHIYATLKGYGASNDAYHDTSPDPEGTSAALAIERALRSAQLKPDDVDYINAHATSTPAGDIAETKALKMIFGEKLDHMPVSSIKGSVGHLLGAAGAIESIASIKAIETGILPATLHSENRDEAAPLDIVPNASRKQPIQTAMSNSFGFGGQNGIVIWQAPQD, from the coding sequence ATGAAACAGGTAGAGATTGCAGTAACAGGGATGGGGGCTGTTTCTCCATTTGGCATAGGGACATCCGCTTTTTGGGATAATGTCATTGCGAATCATTCTGCGGTAAAAGAAATAACCGATGAGAATATGAGGAAATGGACAAAAGTAGGAGCGCGTGTACCTGATTTTGATGTGTCTGATTTTCTTTCTAAAAAGATTACCCGAAATACCGATTATTTTACCCAGCTGGCGTTAATTACAGCAGATGAAGCGTTAAAGGATGCAGGTCTCTTAAAAAGTGATGGAGAGACGTTTATCGATGACGTCGATCGGAATCGATTCGGAACAGCAATTGGAACAGCTTTTGGTGGTATTCAATCTTTGGAACAGGCGTCTGAAAAATTAGCAACGGGAAAGGCGAAACGAGTCGGACCGCGTATGATTTCTAAATCTATTCCGAACGCAGCCGCAAGCACACTATCCATTCAGTATGGATTTCGAGGGCCGTCGAATACATATGTAACCGCTTGTGCAGCTTCAGCCAATGCGATTGGGGAATCCGCTCACTGGTTTTTCCGTGATGACGTGGATTATATTCTTGCTGGAGGCGTAGACAGCTTGTGGTCAAATGTCTTTTTATCCGGATTAGGCGATGCCGGTGCATTGGCAGCGAAAGGTCCGGAAGATTTTTCAACATGGTCCCGCCCGTTTGATGCGGCACGGACAGGGATGGTCATGGGAGAAGGCGCAGGTTTATTTGTTCTTGAGCCGCTAGAGCGTGCCAAAGCAAGGGGGGCACACATTTATGCAACGTTAAAAGGCTATGGCGCTTCCAATGATGCGTATCATGATACGTCACCGGACCCGGAAGGAACAAGTGCTGCATTGGCAATCGAGCGGGCGCTCCGTTCCGCACAACTCAAGCCGGATGATGTGGATTATATTAATGCGCACGCGACGTCGACACCAGCTGGAGATATTGCTGAGACCAAAGCATTAAAAATGATATTCGGCGAGAAATTAGACCACATGCCAGTCAGCTCCATCAAAGGTAGTGTCGGGCATTTATTAGGAGCGGCTGGAGCTATTGAAAGTATCGCGTCGATCAAAGCAATAGAGACAGGAATATTACCGGCAACGCTTCATTCTGAAAATCGGGATGAAGCGGCGCCGTTGGATATTGTTCCAAATGCAAGCCGCAAGCAGCCAATCCAAACAGCAATGAGTAATTCCTTTGGTTTTGGCGGGCAGAATGGCATTGTGATTTGGCAGGCACCTCAAGACTGA
- a CDS encoding ArsR/SmtB family transcription factor → MDILQSTSRERETYQVKFSYSILWECALGIAAITNTKLLDTLDKPKEHWMNIKGSISDDLSEQLEFVEKNNTWKALLQILHQQEFSSLEVFEQYVQDLTDTELKFICLPFVGNHYQSYRRQAAQGGSDSIKELKRITALNPFFPAYIEFISTCKAASLKKHLIKVMSSWYQEIGEEYQQETEAILEKDYQSKKEVQQKVSSEELVQWATGGVTYIPEPSVHTVLLIPQYIYRPWNIEADIEGTKVFYYPVANESVSPSDRYMPDYFLVQKYKALGDEVRLKMVKLLSEHPRTLQDMTERLDIGKSTIHHHLKILRAAKIVEIRDSKYCLKKNVFSLLAKEFDWYLEK, encoded by the coding sequence GTGGATATACTGCAATCAACAAGTAGAGAAAGGGAAACGTACCAAGTCAAGTTCAGTTATTCTATTTTATGGGAATGCGCGTTAGGGATTGCGGCAATAACAAACACCAAGCTTCTCGATACATTAGATAAGCCTAAAGAACATTGGATGAATATAAAAGGTTCTATTTCGGATGATTTATCTGAACAATTGGAATTTGTTGAAAAAAATAACACGTGGAAAGCGCTGCTCCAAATACTCCATCAGCAGGAATTTTCAAGTCTTGAAGTGTTTGAACAATATGTACAAGATTTAACAGATACAGAGCTGAAGTTTATTTGTCTTCCTTTTGTCGGGAATCATTATCAATCCTATCGGAGGCAAGCTGCACAAGGGGGATCAGATTCTATTAAAGAGTTAAAGCGCATTACGGCCCTTAATCCTTTCTTTCCGGCATATATCGAATTTATTAGTACCTGTAAAGCTGCATCTTTAAAAAAACATTTGATTAAGGTAATGAGCAGCTGGTATCAGGAAATAGGGGAGGAGTACCAGCAGGAAACAGAAGCTATTTTAGAAAAGGATTATCAATCAAAGAAAGAGGTGCAGCAGAAAGTTTCTTCAGAGGAATTAGTGCAATGGGCAACCGGTGGGGTAACTTATATACCCGAACCCAGTGTTCATACTGTTTTATTGATACCTCAATATATTTATCGTCCCTGGAATATTGAGGCAGATATCGAAGGAACTAAAGTATTTTATTATCCGGTTGCGAATGAAAGTGTATCTCCAAGTGATCGGTATATGCCGGATTATTTTCTCGTTCAGAAATATAAAGCATTAGGTGACGAGGTACGGTTGAAGATGGTTAAATTATTATCTGAACATCCAAGGACGCTGCAGGATATGACAGAAAGACTAGATATCGGGAAATCGACAATTCACCATCATTTAAAAATATTAAGAGCGGCAAAAATCGTAGAAATACGCGATTCCAAATATTGCTTGAAAAAGAATGTATTTTCCCTTTTAGCAAAAGAATTTGACTGGTATCTGGAAAAATGA
- the copZ gene encoding copper chaperone CopZ → MTNETIQVQGMSCDHCVKAVEGAVGGLDGVDTVNVHLQEGNVDVSFDNEKVKLDAITEAIEDQGYDVV, encoded by the coding sequence ATGACTAACGAAACGATTCAAGTACAAGGTATGTCGTGTGATCATTGTGTAAAAGCTGTTGAAGGAGCTGTAGGCGGTTTAGACGGTGTGGATACAGTAAATGTGCATCTTCAGGAAGGAAATGTGGATGTTTCCTTTGATAATGAAAAAGTAAAACTGGATGCAATCACAGAAGCAATTGAAGACCAAGGCTATGATGTTGTTTAA